The Ferrovibrio sp. MS7 sequence CGCCGGCAGCCGCGTGCATCCCTTCGCCGGCATGGCCTATGCCACCTCGAAGGCGGCGCTGGCGGCGCTGACCCGCGAGATGGCCTCCGATTTCGGCCCCCATGGCGTGCGCGTCAACGCCATCGCCCCGGGTGAGATCGATACCTCGATCCTGTCGCCGGGCACCGACGAAATCGTGCGTCGCGAAATCCCGATGCACCGCCTCGGCAAGCCGGAAGAGGTTGCGTCCACGATCTACTTCCTGTGCACGCCGACCTCGTCCTATGTGAATGGTGCTGAAATTCACATCAACGGTGGGCAGCACGTTTAATTTTACATTCGGCCCTTGTTATCGCCGCCACCCTCCGCTAGCTTTTTGCACAGCGGACTCGCGTAATATAACGCGTAAGCCCGCTGCTGTGCGGAAATCCCCCCACCGAGCGGAAAATGGCGCTGACCGGTAAACGTATCCTGCTGATCATTTCGGGTGGCATCGCCGCCTACAAGGCGCTGGACCTGATCCGCCGCCTGCGCGAGCGCGGCGCTGCCGTGCGCTGCGTGCTCAGCCGTTCGGCGCCGCAATTCGTCACCCCGCTTTCGGTTTCAGCCCTTTCCGGCGACAAGGTCTATGGCGAGATTTTCTCGCTCACCGACGAAGCCGAAATGGGCCATATCCAGCTTTCCCGCGATGCCGACCTGCTGGTGGTGGCGCCGGCCAGCGCCGACATCCTGGCGCGCATGGCCAATGGCCTGGCCGATGACCTTGCCGCCACCGTGCTGCTGGCCACCGACAAGCCGGTGCTGGTGGCGCCAGCGATGAATGTGCGGATGTGGCTGCATCCGGCCACCCAGCGCAATGTCGCCCGCCTCAAGGCCGATGGCGTCGGCTTCATTGGGCCGAATGACGGCGAGATGGCCTGCAACGAATACGGCCCCGGCCGCATGAGCGAGCCGACCGAGATCGCCGATGCGGTGGAGGCCCATTTCAATCAGGCCAAGCCGCTCTCGGGCCGCAAGATCATTGTCACCTCGGGCCCGACCCACGAACCCATCGACCCGGTGCGCTATATCGCCAACCGCTCGTCGGGCAAGCAGGGCCATGCCATCGCTGCATCGCTGGCGAAAGCCGGCGCCGAGGTGGTGCTGGTGACGGGGCCGGTGAACCTGCCCGATCCGCCGGGCGTTAAGACAATCCATGTGGAAGCAGCGCGCGACATGTTCTCCGCCTGCTTCCTCAACCTGCCCGCCGATGCCGCGATCTTCGCCGCCGCCGTGGCCGATTGGCGCGTCGCGGTGGAAGCCGACCAGAAGATGAAGAAGCAGGGCGAATTGGCCCCGACCCTGCAGCTTGCCGAGAACCCGGACATCCTGCGCGCCATCGCCACCACCGATGCCAAGCGCCGGCCCAACCTGGTGATCGGCTTCGCCGCCGAAACCGAGAAGGTGGTGGAGTATGCCCGCGCCAAGCTGAAGAAGAAGGGCTGCGACTGGATCCTCGCCAACGATGCCAGCCCGGCGCAAGGCGTGTTCGGCGGCGATGAAAACACCATTCACCTGGTGACGCCGGATGCGGTGGAGGATTGGCCGCGCATGAGCAAGCAGGCTGTGGCCGATCAGCTTACCCAGCGCATTGCCGCGCATTTCAATGGAAAAGCCCAATGAGTGAAGTAACCGTCGCCGTCCGTCATCTGCCGCATGGCGCCGATCTGCCGCTGCCGGCCTATGCCACGCCGGATTCCGCCGGCCTCGACCTGCTGGCCGCGATTCCCGAGCCGATCGTGCTGCAGCCCGGCGAGCGTCGCCTAGTGCCGACCGGGCTGGCCATCGCACTGCCGCCGGGTTTTGAAGCACAGGTGCGGCCGCGTTCCGGCCTGGCGCTGAAGCATGGCGTCACCGTACTGAATTCGCCCGGCACCATCGATGCCGATTACCGCGGCGAGATCGGCGTGGTGCTGATCAATCACGGCCAGGCGCCGTTCACCATCAACCGGGGCGAACGCATCGCCCAGATGATCGTTGCCGCCTATGCCCGCGTCGCGTGGCAGGCGGTGGAGGATCTGGATGCCACGCAGCGCGGCGCCGGCGGCTTCGGCTCGACCGGCGTGAAGGCGGCTGGCGTGAAAGTCGCAGGAGGCTAAAGCGATGTTGAAGTGTACGCGGCGCACCATGCATGCGCTGGAAGCAGTAGTTGATATTGCCTTTCATGCGCGGCCCGAGCCGGTGCAGTCAAAGGATATCGCCGCGCGCCAGGGCGTGCCGCAGCGCTATCTGGAGCAGGTGATGCAGCATCTGGTGCGCAATGGCGTGCTGAAAGGCGTGCGCGGCCCGCGCGGCGGCTACACCCTGGCGCGCGAACGCCGCCGCATCACGGTCGGTGAGGTTGTGCGCATCGTTTCCGAACTGGATGCCGAGGGCGAGGAGGATGCCGTGGCCGGCTCCGAGCTTGGCCGCCGCACCGTGCAGCCGATCTGGGAGGAATGCCAGGCGGTGATCATGGAGCGCATCGACCGCATCACGCTCGAGGATCTGTGCAACCGCGCCCAGACCCAGGGCATTGACGCCCCGCTCGAGGGCGCAGACAATTTCGCCATCTGACCCAGCACAACAATAAGGCCGGGAAGCCCCATGTCAGCACCTTCCGTTTCCAATCCGCCGCGCGGCCGTATTTACAACTCGATTGTCGAGACCATCGGCGCAACGCCGCTGGTGCGGATCAATCGTCTGGCGGAGGAAGCTGGCGCCAAGGCGACGATCCTGGCCAAGCTGGAATTCTTCAACCCGCTGGCTTCCGTGAAGGACCGCATCGGCATCGCCATGATCGAGGCGCTGGAGGCCCAGGGCAAGCTGAAGCCCGGCACCACCATCGTCGAGCCGACCTCGGGCAATACCGGCATTGCGCTGGCCTTCGTCGCCGCCGCCAAGGGCTATCGCCTGATCCTGGTGATGCCGGAAAGCATGTCGCTGGAGCGGCGCAAGATGCTCAAGTATCTCGGCGCCGAGATCGAACTGACGCCGCCGGGCCAGGGCATGCGTGGCGCCGTGGCGCGCGCTGAGGAATTGCTCAAGGAAATTCCCAATGCGGTGATGCCGCAGCAATTCGACAACCCGGCGAACCCGGCGATCCACCGCGCCACCACGGCGGAAGAAATCTGGACCGACACGGCCGGCGCCGTGGATGCGGTGATTTCCGGCGTCGGCACCGGCGGCACGATCAGTGGTATCGGTTCGGTGCTGAAACAGCGCAAGCCCGGTCTGCGCATGGTGGCGGTGGAGCCCGAGGACAGCCCGGTGATTTCCGGCGGTCGGCCGGGGCCGCACAAGATCCAGGGCATCGGCGCTGGTTTCATCCCGGGCAACCTGGATACCAAGCTGATCGATGAAATCATCACCATCGGCAATGAGACTGCCTTCGAGACCGCGCGCCGCATGGCCAAGCTGGAAGGCATTCCGGGCGGCATCTCCTCGGGTGCGGCGATGGCTGCCGCGCTGGAAGTGGCAACACGGCCCGACATGGCAGGCAAGACCGTGGTGGCGATCATCCCGTCCTTTGCCGAACGCTATCTCTCCACAGCCTTGTTCGACGGCTTGTAACATGGCGGGGTTCTCGCGGGACGAACTGGAGCGCTATGCGCGCCACATCATCCTGCCGGAACTGGGCGGTGCCGGGCAGCAGGCGCTGAAACGCGCGCGCGTGCTGATCGTCGGCGCCGGTGGGCTCGGTTCGCCGCTGGCGCTGTATCTCGCCGCCGCTGGCATCGGCACGCTCGGCATCGTCGACGACGATCATGTCAGTTTAAGCAACCTGCAACGCCAGGTGATGCATGTCACCAGCCGTATCGGCCAGCTCAAGACTGAAAGTGCTGCTGTGGCGATTGCCGATCTCAACCCGCATGTGCGGGTGATCGAGCATAACCTGCGGCTGGATGAGTCGAATGCGGCGGATGTGCTGCGCGGCTATGATGTCGTTGCCGATGGCAGCGACAATTTCTCGACGCGCTTTCTGATCAGCGATCTCTGCCATCAACTCGGCAAGACCCTGGTGACGGCGGCGATCCTGCGTTTCGATGGCCAGCTCAGCGTGTTCAAGTCGCATCTGGGCGCGCCGCATCCCTGTTACCGCTGCGTTTTTCCCGCGCCGCCGCCGCCGGGCAGCGTGCCGGCCTGC is a genomic window containing:
- the cysK gene encoding cysteine synthase A: MSAPSVSNPPRGRIYNSIVETIGATPLVRINRLAEEAGAKATILAKLEFFNPLASVKDRIGIAMIEALEAQGKLKPGTTIVEPTSGNTGIALAFVAAAKGYRLILVMPESMSLERRKMLKYLGAEIELTPPGQGMRGAVARAEELLKEIPNAVMPQQFDNPANPAIHRATTAEEIWTDTAGAVDAVISGVGTGGTISGIGSVLKQRKPGLRMVAVEPEDSPVISGGRPGPHKIQGIGAGFIPGNLDTKLIDEIITIGNETAFETARRMAKLEGIPGGISSGAAMAAALEVATRPDMAGKTVVAIIPSFAERYLSTALFDGL
- the coaBC gene encoding bifunctional phosphopantothenoylcysteine decarboxylase/phosphopantothenate--cysteine ligase CoaBC; protein product: MALTGKRILLIISGGIAAYKALDLIRRLRERGAAVRCVLSRSAPQFVTPLSVSALSGDKVYGEIFSLTDEAEMGHIQLSRDADLLVVAPASADILARMANGLADDLAATVLLATDKPVLVAPAMNVRMWLHPATQRNVARLKADGVGFIGPNDGEMACNEYGPGRMSEPTEIADAVEAHFNQAKPLSGRKIIVTSGPTHEPIDPVRYIANRSSGKQGHAIAASLAKAGAEVVLVTGPVNLPDPPGVKTIHVEAARDMFSACFLNLPADAAIFAAAVADWRVAVEADQKMKKQGELAPTLQLAENPDILRAIATTDAKRRPNLVIGFAAETEKVVEYARAKLKKKGCDWILANDASPAQGVFGGDENTIHLVTPDAVEDWPRMSKQAVADQLTQRIAAHFNGKAQ
- a CDS encoding HesA/MoeB/ThiF family protein translates to MAGFSRDELERYARHIILPELGGAGQQALKRARVLIVGAGGLGSPLALYLAAAGIGTLGIVDDDHVSLSNLQRQVMHVTSRIGQLKTESAAVAIADLNPHVRVIEHNLRLDESNAADVLRGYDVVADGSDNFSTRFLISDLCHQLGKTLVTAAILRFDGQLSVFKSHLGAPHPCYRCVFPAPPPPGSVPACAEAGVLGALGGVMGSLQALEVIKEIAGIGDSLSGRLLLYDALRGDMRTVKLKRDPACPTCGQAHATQSHGAAP
- a CDS encoding RrF2 family transcriptional regulator; the encoded protein is MLKCTRRTMHALEAVVDIAFHARPEPVQSKDIAARQGVPQRYLEQVMQHLVRNGVLKGVRGPRGGYTLARERRRITVGEVVRIVSELDAEGEEDAVAGSELGRRTVQPIWEECQAVIMERIDRITLEDLCNRAQTQGIDAPLEGADNFAI
- the dut gene encoding dUTP diphosphatase, translating into MSEVTVAVRHLPHGADLPLPAYATPDSAGLDLLAAIPEPIVLQPGERRLVPTGLAIALPPGFEAQVRPRSGLALKHGVTVLNSPGTIDADYRGEIGVVLINHGQAPFTINRGERIAQMIVAAYARVAWQAVEDLDATQRGAGGFGSTGVKAAGVKVAGG